A genomic segment from Fodinicola acaciae encodes:
- a CDS encoding cupin domain-containing protein, producing the protein MKIRRVVTGHDRDGKARIVDDRGVEPITSELMPGCAAYRLWGRDERPEFPDDGAPRTADAYYPPPGGSRFMINTIPPGELVPPPDLDVAAAMTELERQMPGAIATMDPGDRGMHVTDSIDYVLVVSGEITLEVDNGEQTVLRAGDTVVQNGTRHAWRNHGTEPCTIVGVAIGADRII; encoded by the coding sequence ATGAAGATCCGTCGAGTGGTCACCGGGCACGATCGCGACGGCAAGGCGCGCATTGTCGACGACCGGGGTGTCGAGCCGATCACCTCCGAGCTGATGCCTGGTTGCGCGGCCTACCGGCTGTGGGGACGCGACGAGCGACCGGAGTTCCCGGACGACGGCGCGCCACGCACGGCCGACGCGTACTATCCGCCGCCGGGCGGATCTCGCTTCATGATCAACACAATTCCGCCGGGGGAGCTGGTGCCGCCGCCGGATCTCGACGTCGCCGCGGCGATGACCGAGCTGGAGCGACAGATGCCAGGCGCGATCGCCACGATGGATCCGGGCGATCGCGGAATGCACGTAACGGACAGCATCGACTATGTCCTCGTTGTCTCCGGCGAGATCACGCTGGAGGTGGACAACGGCGAGCAGACGGTGTTGCGCGCGGGCGACACCGTCGTCCAGAACGGCACGCGGCACGCCTGGCGCAACCACGGCACCGAGCCGTGCACGATCGTCGGCGTCGCGATCGGTGCCGACCGGATCATTTAG
- a CDS encoding TetR/AcrR family transcriptional regulator has protein sequence MVNESTRLSAQDWVRAALKAIAEGGLSAVAVEPLARTLGVTKGSFYAHYRSRDELIEAALAEWVRSHGNEGLADYAAIADPEQRLRQLLTTVVHAVQPLAPSVHLSLLGDRMDPRVRDAVSEVNQARLQLLTRTYRELGLPPKRAASRARVAYAAILGLLHLAQTDPAAPQPTVLADEATTVFLSGP, from the coding sequence GTGGTGAACGAGTCGACCCGGCTGTCCGCACAGGACTGGGTGCGCGCCGCGCTGAAGGCGATCGCCGAGGGTGGCCTGTCCGCTGTGGCGGTCGAGCCGCTGGCGCGCACGCTCGGCGTGACCAAGGGAAGTTTCTACGCGCACTATCGCAGCCGGGACGAGCTGATCGAGGCGGCGCTCGCGGAGTGGGTGCGCAGCCACGGCAACGAGGGACTGGCCGACTACGCCGCGATCGCCGATCCGGAGCAACGGCTGCGCCAGCTGCTCACGACCGTCGTCCATGCCGTCCAGCCGCTGGCGCCGTCGGTGCACCTCAGCCTGCTCGGCGACCGTATGGATCCGCGGGTCAGAGACGCGGTCAGCGAGGTCAACCAGGCGCGGCTGCAGCTGCTGACCCGCACCTATCGCGAGCTCGGCCTGCCGCCCAAACGCGCGGCGTCGCGTGCTCGGGTCGCGTACGCGGCCATCCTCGGCCTGCTGCATCTGGCGCAAACCGACCCGGCCGCACCGCAGCCGACCGTGCTCGCCGACGAGGCCACCACCGTCTTCCTGTCCGGTCCATGA
- a CDS encoding DUF4034 domain-containing protein, which yields MIVDDHNGRDDVRLRPALDAVAAGQWQVARESMVPTRTDFDRRSYVSGVLAEAVVGVRQRELRRRRLTPGEQIDTTYAWPDVWVAAEPDNPDAHLVRARSLLIRAWEVGRTGWAEGINERSLPEFVRLTELAAIEADEAARLLPSDPNPWAFRILLSIPLSAERPAMEEAWQEVIARDPGHRMAHDVKFLYLCERWLGSHEAMYHFARTAAATAADGSPLHILPICANAEWSARRPRGGQTPEQRWAGAEFNADLDNALDRWFRVAQTRHGMWHEDANTLAYGLWRAGRHAEAKPVFAAIGPYATASPWAGTVRGRRLSFRMARRAAMRGGLLRT from the coding sequence ATGATCGTCGACGACCACAACGGCAGGGACGACGTGAGGCTGCGGCCTGCGCTCGATGCCGTCGCCGCCGGTCAGTGGCAGGTCGCGCGCGAGTCGATGGTGCCCACTCGGACGGATTTCGACCGGCGCTCGTACGTGTCAGGTGTCCTCGCCGAAGCGGTGGTCGGCGTGCGGCAGAGGGAGCTGCGGCGTCGGCGGCTCACGCCCGGTGAGCAGATCGACACCACGTACGCCTGGCCGGACGTCTGGGTCGCGGCGGAGCCGGACAATCCAGACGCGCACCTCGTCCGCGCTCGGTCGTTGCTGATCCGTGCCTGGGAAGTCGGTCGGACCGGCTGGGCCGAGGGGATCAACGAGCGGTCGCTGCCGGAGTTCGTACGGCTGACGGAGCTGGCCGCCATCGAGGCCGACGAGGCCGCACGGTTGCTGCCCTCCGACCCGAATCCGTGGGCTTTCCGGATCTTGCTGTCGATTCCGCTGTCCGCCGAGCGGCCGGCGATGGAGGAGGCGTGGCAGGAGGTGATCGCGCGCGATCCCGGTCACCGCATGGCACACGACGTCAAATTCCTCTATCTGTGCGAAAGATGGCTCGGTTCGCATGAGGCGATGTATCACTTCGCACGCACCGCGGCCGCCACCGCGGCGGACGGGTCGCCACTGCACATCCTGCCGATCTGCGCCAACGCGGAGTGGTCGGCGCGGCGGCCGCGCGGTGGCCAGACTCCGGAACAACGCTGGGCCGGCGCGGAGTTCAACGCCGACCTCGACAACGCGCTCGACCGCTGGTTCCGCGTCGCGCAGACCAGGCACGGCATGTGGCACGAGGACGCGAACACGCTCGCGTACGGCCTGTGGCGGGCCGGCCGGCACGCCGAGGCGAAGCCGGTGTTCGCCGCGATCGGACCGTACGCCACCGCGTCGCCGTGGGCCGGCACCGTGCGCGGCAGACGGCTCAGCTTCCGCATGGCGCGTCGCGCGGCCATGCGCGGTGGCCTACTTAGGACGTGA
- a CDS encoding GTP-binding protein: MLAFVAVTGFLGAGKTTTLAAIARRLEQQGRRVAIITNDQGDDLVDTRVAGPAATGIGEVTGGCFCCRFDDLLEVIQSVVAASPVDTILAEAVGSCTDLQATVVRPMKQLYGDRFAVAPLVTVVDPQRYAEVRRSIALTDAESDMAYLYRQQLTEADVLAVNKSDLTAADDVVAELSEHYDGVVLRYSARTGDGLDELLAALERPGNSAVDLDVDYDRYAAAEAELAWLNHSYQLRLPAGVGSADWADTLLREISRRTADNGWTVGHVKVSVSSDDAISKLSLTTAGAEPQLDLRAAPLKTESTAIALVNARVACEPAELDEVLEAAVAVASRAAAAAPINAVAAFKPGYPRPVHRIRVAAG, from the coding sequence ATGTTGGCTTTCGTTGCGGTCACCGGCTTCCTCGGCGCCGGCAAGACGACCACGCTGGCGGCGATCGCCCGCCGCCTGGAACAGCAGGGCCGGCGGGTCGCGATCATCACCAACGACCAGGGGGACGACCTGGTCGACACCCGGGTCGCCGGTCCGGCGGCCACCGGCATCGGCGAGGTGACCGGCGGCTGCTTCTGCTGCCGGTTCGACGACCTGCTCGAGGTGATCCAGTCCGTCGTCGCCGCCTCACCGGTCGACACGATCCTGGCCGAAGCGGTCGGCAGTTGCACCGATCTGCAGGCCACCGTCGTACGACCGATGAAGCAGCTTTACGGCGACCGGTTCGCCGTCGCGCCGCTGGTGACGGTCGTGGATCCGCAGCGTTACGCCGAGGTCAGGCGCTCGATCGCGCTCACCGACGCCGAGTCCGACATGGCCTATCTCTATCGCCAGCAGCTCACCGAGGCCGACGTACTCGCCGTCAACAAGAGCGACCTCACGGCCGCCGACGACGTAGTCGCTGAGCTGTCCGAGCACTACGATGGCGTCGTGCTGCGCTATTCGGCGCGTACGGGTGACGGTCTCGACGAGCTGCTCGCCGCGCTTGAGCGACCCGGCAACTCGGCGGTCGACCTGGACGTCGACTACGACCGATACGCCGCCGCCGAGGCAGAGCTGGCCTGGCTCAACCACAGCTACCAGCTGCGGCTGCCGGCCGGCGTCGGCTCGGCGGACTGGGCCGACACACTCCTGCGGGAGATCTCGCGCCGGACGGCGGACAACGGCTGGACGGTCGGGCACGTGAAGGTGTCCGTCAGCTCCGATGACGCCATCAGCAAGCTGAGCCTCACGACGGCCGGCGCGGAGCCGCAGCTCGACCTGCGCGCCGCTCCGCTTAAGACGGAATCCACCGCGATCGCGCTGGTCAACGCGCGCGTCGCCTGCGAGCCGGCAGAGCTGGACGAGGTCCTGGAAGCCGCCGTCGCGGTCGCGTCACGGGCGGCTGCCGCCGCACCGATCAACGCTGTCGCCGCGTTCAAGCCCGGCTATCCGCGCCCGGTCCACCGGATCCGGGTGGCGGCGGGATGA
- a CDS encoding MIP/aquaporin family protein, giving the protein MTGRKLLAEFLGTALLVAVVVGSGIAASRLSPSDVGLQLLENAAATAAGLVVLILIFGPVSGAHFNPVVSIVDAVMGGMRWREVTAYALAQTAGAVFGAILANTMFGAVPVSISTKPRSSLALWLSEIVATAGLVLLIFALTRTGRGHLAAPAVGAYIGSAYFFTASTSFANPAVAIGRVFSDSFAGISPWSVPGFVIAELAGAGVAVVLIRVLFASERTQAVAASERGAG; this is encoded by the coding sequence ATGACTGGCCGCAAGCTGCTGGCCGAGTTTCTCGGCACGGCACTGCTGGTCGCGGTCGTCGTCGGCTCCGGCATCGCCGCGTCCCGGCTCAGTCCGTCGGACGTTGGCCTGCAACTGCTGGAAAACGCGGCCGCGACGGCCGCCGGCCTGGTCGTGCTGATCCTCATCTTCGGCCCGGTGTCCGGCGCACATTTCAACCCCGTGGTGTCCATCGTGGACGCTGTCATGGGCGGGATGCGGTGGCGCGAGGTGACCGCGTACGCCCTCGCGCAGACGGCCGGCGCGGTTTTCGGGGCGATCCTGGCAAACACGATGTTCGGCGCGGTGCCGGTCAGCATTTCCACCAAACCGCGCAGTTCGCTCGCGCTGTGGCTGTCCGAGATCGTGGCGACCGCCGGCCTGGTCCTGCTGATCTTCGCGTTGACGCGTACGGGCCGCGGCCACCTTGCCGCTCCGGCGGTCGGCGCGTACATCGGCAGCGCCTATTTCTTCACCGCGTCGACCAGCTTCGCCAACCCGGCGGTCGCGATCGGCCGCGTCTTCAGCGACAGCTTCGCCGGCATCTCGCCGTGGTCGGTGCCGGGTTTCGTCATCGCCGAGCTCGCCGGTGCCGGAGTCGCCGTCGTACTGATCCGAGTGCTGTTCGCGTCGGAGCGGACGCAGGCCGTCGCCGCCTCCGAACGAGGTGCCGGCTGA
- a CDS encoding RNA polymerase subunit sigma-70 → MTDARPAGADEAAFIAAARSDDTARFALVTERHRRELQVHCYRMLANYEDARDLTQETFLRAWHKRKSFRGEAALRTWLYRIATNACLDHLEKRNDRTPIPSGLPDAEVAHLQPYPDQMLPEDPQESVVARETIELAFIVAVQHLPPRQRAVFILRDVLGWTAPGAADALELTVASVTSALQRARVTMREQLPGRRLDWRGPATYELSADERGVLRSYIDAHERNDLDGLMALLREDLRFAMLPDPGTVTRGAKDAVDGWVAGGLFQPGYDDLRCVATTVNRMPAAALYRRTADDPRYRLSIISVLHIADGKIAELTGFDVTDEPWLGLPQTL, encoded by the coding sequence ATGACCGACGCCAGGCCAGCAGGCGCCGACGAGGCCGCGTTCATCGCGGCGGCCCGCTCCGACGACACGGCGAGGTTCGCGCTCGTCACCGAGCGCCACCGGCGTGAGCTGCAGGTGCACTGCTATCGGATGCTGGCGAACTACGAGGACGCGAGGGACCTGACGCAGGAGACGTTCCTGCGAGCGTGGCACAAGCGAAAGTCGTTCAGGGGTGAGGCCGCGCTGCGCACTTGGCTCTATCGGATCGCGACCAACGCCTGCCTCGACCACCTGGAGAAGCGCAACGACCGTACGCCCATACCGTCCGGGCTGCCGGACGCCGAGGTGGCGCACCTGCAGCCGTATCCGGACCAGATGCTCCCCGAGGACCCGCAGGAGTCGGTGGTGGCGCGCGAGACGATCGAGCTGGCGTTCATCGTCGCCGTCCAGCACCTGCCGCCGCGGCAGCGGGCCGTGTTCATCCTGCGCGACGTGCTCGGCTGGACGGCGCCGGGTGCCGCGGACGCTCTCGAGCTGACCGTGGCATCGGTGACCAGCGCACTGCAGCGGGCTCGGGTGACGATGCGCGAGCAGCTGCCGGGCCGCCGCCTCGACTGGCGCGGCCCGGCCACCTATGAGCTGTCTGCCGACGAGCGCGGCGTACTGAGGTCGTACATCGACGCCCACGAGCGCAACGACCTCGACGGGTTGATGGCCCTGCTGCGCGAGGACCTGCGCTTCGCCATGCTGCCTGATCCCGGCACCGTGACCAGGGGTGCCAAGGACGCGGTGGACGGCTGGGTCGCCGGTGGCCTCTTCCAGCCCGGCTACGACGACTTGCGCTGTGTCGCCACGACGGTCAACCGGATGCCCGCCGCCGCGTTGTACCGCCGCACCGCCGACGACCCGCGCTATCGGCTGTCGATCATCTCGGTGCTGCACATCGCCGACGGGAAGATCGCCGAGCTGACCGGTTTCGACGTCACCGACGAACCATGGCTGGGCCTGCCCCAGACACTGTGA
- a CDS encoding dihydrofolate reductase family protein produces the protein MRKLIFGMNVTLDGYIAAPGDDIGWSAPSDELFQWWLEREQESSLTLYGRKIWAAMSSYWPTGDQQPDATPAQVAFARNWRDTPKVVFSSTVDKVDWNTRLVTGDAVAEITRLKAEDGGPMSIGGATLAAAAMRAGLIDEYQLATHPVLVGGGTPLFTTLDHWVDLRLVQTRTFPGGVVLTRYETRR, from the coding sequence ATGCGGAAACTGATCTTCGGTATGAACGTGACACTGGACGGCTACATCGCCGCGCCCGGCGACGACATCGGCTGGAGCGCGCCGAGCGACGAGCTGTTCCAGTGGTGGCTCGAACGCGAGCAGGAAAGCAGTCTGACGCTGTACGGACGCAAGATCTGGGCGGCGATGAGCTCGTACTGGCCGACCGGCGACCAGCAACCGGACGCCACGCCGGCCCAGGTCGCGTTCGCGCGAAACTGGCGCGACACGCCGAAGGTGGTGTTCTCCTCGACGGTCGACAAGGTCGACTGGAACACCCGCCTGGTCACCGGTGACGCCGTCGCTGAGATCACCCGGCTCAAGGCCGAGGACGGCGGCCCGATGAGCATCGGCGGCGCGACGCTTGCGGCGGCCGCCATGCGGGCCGGGTTGATCGACGAGTACCAGCTGGCCACCCACCCGGTCCTGGTCGGCGGTGGCACGCCGTTGTTCACGACGCTGGACCACTGGGTCGACCTCCGGCTGGTGCAGACCCGTACGTTCCCCGGTGGCGTCGTACTGACCAGATACGAGACGAGGAGATGA
- a CDS encoding IS1380 family transposase yields the protein MKVNRVGGLVLDPARESLVSSAGGLLLRQTIRLSGVRRALSVALDPWRGRRVRHGPGKIVCDLATAVALGGDCLADVSVVRAQPGLFGPVASDPTISRLVSTLAGDVDAVLPAIRSARAQARCAVWKRRRPLAGRAGSRDGGQVIIDLDSTLVTAHSDKERACATHKRGFGFAPMCAFVDHGQYGTGESLVLQLRPGNASPWNKQDHVQALDLALAQLPEGERAQVLVRADSGACSKAFLHHITDLGLEYSIGFPAHETVKAAMEAIPPQAWRPAVDGDGQPREGAQVAELTRWMPDPTPATRPGPQQWPAGMRVIARRERPHPGAQLRLTDQDGWRITCFATNTHGPGWTLDTLEVRHRQRARCEDRIRAQKDTGMRNLPFHGYAHNQIWLEIAALAADLLAWTQTLAWDTHQPARRWEPKRLRLRILAVAGRIIHSGRRRRLRLPRNWPFNHLIDNAWKSLQPS from the coding sequence GTGAAGGTTAACAGGGTTGGCGGGTTGGTTCTGGATCCGGCTCGCGAGTCGTTGGTGTCCTCTGCTGGCGGACTGTTGTTACGGCAGACGATCCGGTTGTCAGGTGTGCGGCGAGCGTTGTCGGTAGCCCTTGATCCGTGGCGTGGTCGCCGGGTCCGCCACGGTCCGGGGAAGATCGTTTGCGACCTGGCGACCGCGGTTGCGCTCGGCGGTGACTGTTTAGCGGATGTGAGCGTGGTCCGGGCGCAACCTGGACTGTTCGGGCCGGTGGCCAGCGATCCGACGATATCGCGGCTGGTCAGCACGTTGGCTGGCGATGTTGATGCTGTCCTGCCGGCGATCCGGTCCGCGCGGGCTCAGGCGCGGTGCGCGGTCTGGAAGCGGCGCCGGCCGTTGGCCGGCCGTGCGGGTAGTCGCGACGGCGGCCAAGTCATCATCGATCTGGACTCGACATTGGTGACCGCGCACTCGGACAAAGAACGTGCCTGCGCTACCCACAAACGCGGGTTCGGATTCGCGCCGATGTGCGCGTTCGTCGACCATGGCCAGTACGGGACCGGAGAAAGCCTGGTGCTGCAACTGCGTCCTGGCAACGCTTCACCGTGGAACAAGCAGGACCATGTCCAGGCTCTGGATCTGGCGCTGGCCCAGCTGCCCGAAGGCGAGCGCGCGCAGGTGTTGGTCCGTGCCGATTCCGGCGCGTGTTCCAAGGCGTTCCTGCATCACATCACCGATCTGGGGTTGGAGTATTCGATCGGATTCCCGGCCCATGAAACGGTCAAAGCCGCGATGGAGGCTATCCCGCCGCAGGCCTGGAGACCGGCTGTTGACGGTGACGGCCAGCCGCGCGAGGGCGCGCAGGTCGCCGAGCTCACGCGATGGATGCCCGACCCGACCCCGGCAACCCGACCCGGTCCTCAACAATGGCCAGCCGGGATGCGGGTGATCGCCCGCCGGGAACGACCACACCCCGGCGCGCAACTACGCCTCACCGACCAGGACGGGTGGCGCATCACCTGCTTCGCCACCAACACCCACGGCCCCGGCTGGACACTGGACACACTGGAAGTACGCCACCGGCAACGAGCCCGTTGCGAGGACCGTATCCGCGCGCAGAAAGACACCGGCATGCGCAACCTGCCCTTCCACGGATACGCCCACAACCAGATCTGGCTGGAAATCGCCGCACTAGCGGCGGACTTGCTGGCCTGGACCCAAACCCTGGCCTGGGACACACACCAACCCGCCAGACGCTGGGAACCCAAACGCCTACGGCTACGCATCCTGGCCGTCGCCGGCCGCATCATCCACAGCGGCCGACGACGACGCCTACGACTACCCCGCAACTGGCCCTTCAACCACCTCATCGACAACGCCTGGAAATCCCTACAACCCAGCTAA
- a CDS encoding DUF6932 family protein, giving the protein MSLPDWNEYGLLPPGIHKGTLDQIYDRFVLDAPCRERREVLHGALVTHLGLVRELIPQGRAWVDGGFCTCKTEPPKDVDVLLHPGDWTALEASEPSAQTRMYGLLTLQDVLAQQPAVWLERLQPVGGALDAFLCFPGSENYWSDLWSSVKRADGHVELGVKKGFVEVSW; this is encoded by the coding sequence TTGTCACTCCCCGACTGGAACGAGTATGGACTCCTGCCCCCAGGCATCCATAAAGGAACGCTCGATCAGATCTATGACCGGTTTGTCCTTGACGCACCGTGCCGTGAAAGGCGAGAGGTCCTACACGGAGCATTGGTGACACACTTAGGCCTTGTCCGTGAGCTGATCCCGCAAGGCCGAGCGTGGGTCGACGGAGGCTTCTGTACGTGCAAGACCGAACCGCCGAAGGATGTAGACGTGCTACTCCATCCTGGTGACTGGACGGCTCTGGAGGCGAGCGAGCCGTCAGCGCAAACGCGTATGTATGGGTTGCTAACTTTGCAAGACGTTTTGGCACAGCAGCCGGCGGTGTGGCTGGAACGCCTGCAACCCGTCGGCGGTGCATTGGACGCGTTTCTATGCTTTCCTGGCTCCGAGAACTACTGGTCAGACCTCTGGTCGTCAGTCAAACGCGCTGACGGCCATGTCGAGCTTGGAGTCAAGAAGGGCTTCGTGGAGGTGTCTTGGTGA
- a CDS encoding alpha/beta fold hydrolase: protein MTTVTMDQGALDISVEIRGARGRPVLMLHGGGGPQTVLPFAGRLAEARPARVFTPIHPGFDGTVRPGWLTDVTTLAQAYVQLLDVLDLRDVAVVGNSIGGWLAAEVAAIGSDRIASVVLIDAVGIEVPGHPIADTFDLTPPELARLSFHDPAKFSFDPSALTDAQLATMAANRDVLRIYSGPFSMADPNLTDRLAKISHPTLVAWGASDQVVDADYGRAYAKAIPGAEFRLLEQTGHMPQVETPEEFLPVLWEFIG from the coding sequence ATGACCACAGTCACTATGGACCAGGGCGCGCTCGACATCAGCGTGGAAATTCGCGGCGCGCGAGGCCGTCCCGTCCTCATGCTGCACGGCGGCGGCGGTCCGCAGACCGTCCTGCCGTTCGCCGGCCGGCTCGCTGAGGCGCGGCCGGCGCGGGTTTTCACGCCGATCCATCCCGGTTTCGACGGAACTGTCCGGCCAGGCTGGCTGACCGACGTCACGACGCTGGCGCAAGCGTACGTGCAGCTGCTTGACGTCCTTGACCTGCGCGATGTCGCGGTCGTCGGCAATTCGATCGGCGGCTGGCTCGCCGCCGAGGTCGCGGCGATCGGCAGCGACCGGATCGCCTCCGTCGTGCTGATCGACGCGGTCGGCATCGAGGTTCCCGGCCATCCGATCGCCGACACTTTCGACCTCACGCCGCCTGAGTTGGCGCGCCTTTCCTTCCACGATCCCGCGAAGTTCAGCTTCGATCCGAGCGCGCTGACCGACGCACAGCTCGCCACCATGGCGGCCAACCGCGACGTGCTGCGGATCTACTCGGGCCCGTTCTCGATGGCCGATCCGAACCTGACCGACCGGCTGGCCAAGATCAGCCATCCGACGCTGGTCGCGTGGGGTGCCAGCGACCAGGTGGTGGACGCGGACTATGGCCGCGCGTACGCGAAAGCCATTCCTGGCGCCGAATTCCGGCTGCTGGAGCAGACCGGCCACATGCCGCAGGTCGAGACGCCCGAGGAGTTTCTGCCCGTACTCTGGGAATTCATCGGCTAG
- a CDS encoding cupin domain-containing protein — translation MTDVSLVGPDGGESIQLGPTKMRILEDGSTTGHRLGIGEITIAPHTQGPPQHRHAQHDEGFYVVSGTVHFTVGDTTHEAPAGTLAMIPPGAPHTFANLGDTPAVMLNTFTPDLYVQYFRDLRDMIAGGRQLTPAATIAVMGRYATEPATDFSEE, via the coding sequence GTGACGGACGTTTCCCTGGTCGGGCCGGACGGCGGCGAGTCGATCCAGCTCGGCCCGACGAAGATGCGCATCCTGGAGGACGGCAGTACGACCGGCCATCGGCTCGGGATCGGCGAGATCACCATCGCGCCGCACACACAGGGCCCGCCGCAGCATCGCCACGCCCAGCACGACGAAGGTTTCTACGTCGTCTCCGGCACGGTCCATTTCACCGTCGGCGACACGACCCACGAGGCGCCCGCCGGCACGCTTGCGATGATCCCGCCGGGCGCACCGCACACCTTCGCGAACCTCGGCGACACGCCCGCGGTCATGCTCAACACCTTCACGCCCGACCTGTACGTCCAGTATTTCCGCGACCTGCGCGACATGATCGCCGGTGGCCGGCAGCTCACGCCCGCGGCGACCATCGCCGTGATGGGCCGCTACGCCACCGAGCCCGCGACCGATTTTTCTGAGGAGTAA
- a CDS encoding TetR/AcrR family transcriptional regulator, with translation MTEQLDTGRTNQKMRTRSAIVAAARDLISKGGEVTMPLVAQAAQVSEATAYRYFPDLPSLISEVLAGVWPTPAEAFAPLGDCADAVRRVAFACEFLLRGVLARQGSVRAMISATITRPETVTSRPGIRFGLIDHALQPLEDSLDPEVFAQLKRDLAVVVSAEALFTLTDLCGLDAEVAISSAVRTATTLAEAAVRQSD, from the coding sequence ATGACGGAGCAACTCGACACTGGCCGGACGAACCAGAAGATGCGGACGCGGTCGGCGATCGTGGCCGCCGCGCGCGACCTGATCTCCAAAGGCGGCGAGGTGACGATGCCGCTGGTCGCGCAGGCGGCGCAGGTCTCCGAAGCGACCGCTTACCGGTATTTTCCGGACCTGCCGTCGCTGATCAGCGAGGTGCTCGCCGGCGTCTGGCCAACGCCCGCCGAGGCGTTCGCGCCGCTCGGCGACTGCGCCGATGCCGTACGCCGAGTCGCCTTCGCCTGCGAGTTCTTGCTCCGCGGCGTCCTCGCCCGGCAGGGTTCCGTACGCGCGATGATCTCGGCGACTATCACCCGCCCAGAGACCGTGACCAGCCGGCCCGGGATCCGCTTCGGGCTGATCGACCACGCGCTCCAGCCGCTGGAAGACAGCCTGGATCCGGAGGTGTTTGCGCAGCTCAAGCGGGATCTTGCCGTCGTCGTGAGCGCCGAGGCGCTGTTCACGCTGACCGACCTCTGCGGACTCGACGCCGAGGTCGCGATCAGCAGCGCCGTACGGACCGCGACGACGCTGGCCGAGGCGGCTGTCCGCCAGAGCGACTAA